One window of Robiginitalea biformata HTCC2501 genomic DNA carries:
- a CDS encoding DUF5676 family membrane protein encodes MNRINIKKLGFAMGLTGALVYLGCIVVMLTAGREGTIDFFNSLLHGLDTTSIIRMDVPLWEAAIGIVQTFIIGWLIGALIAAFYNVQLKNRRV; translated from the coding sequence ATGAATCGAATCAACATAAAAAAATTAGGCTTTGCCATGGGGCTTACAGGAGCATTGGTATATCTGGGTTGTATAGTAGTAATGTTAACAGCCGGCCGTGAGGGAACAATAGATTTCTTCAACAGTTTGCTGCACGGGTTGGACACTACAAGTATCATTAGAATGGATGTCCCCCTTTGGGAAGCGGCCATAGGCATTGTCCAAACTTTTATCATAGGGTGGCTGATCGGAGCACTTATAGCGGCATTTTATAATGTACAGTTAAAAAACAGAAGAGTGTGA
- a CDS encoding type II glyceraldehyde-3-phosphate dehydrogenase: MLQGGEKHETTGHSFSAENNYESAVGLDSTRVVSCNTTSILRTLTTLKRADLLNYARGTLLRRATDPWESHLGGIMNTMVPEKEIPSHQGPDAQSVDPDLGVITSAVKVPQTLSHMHYWNVKLKKNASKEEVLAALKTSTRIKLIHYDQGLVSNNTIKEMYLDMGRPWGDMYEVALWEDMLKVVGDELFYAYVVDNQAIVIPETIDAIRALTGIENDGQKSIVKTNKSLGIN, encoded by the coding sequence ATCCTTCAAGGAGGGGAAAAACATGAAACCACAGGCCATTCCTTTAGTGCAGAGAACAATTATGAATCGGCCGTAGGTTTAGATTCTACAAGAGTGGTTTCATGCAATACCACATCCATCTTAAGAACACTGACCACTCTAAAAAGAGCCGATTTGCTCAATTATGCAAGGGGTACTCTGTTAAGACGTGCCACTGACCCCTGGGAAAGCCATTTGGGCGGCATTATGAATACGATGGTGCCCGAAAAGGAAATCCCGAGCCACCAAGGTCCGGATGCACAAAGTGTGGATCCCGATCTCGGTGTAATCACATCGGCGGTAAAAGTACCCCAAACTTTGAGCCATATGCACTACTGGAACGTAAAGCTAAAGAAAAATGCATCCAAAGAGGAAGTACTAGCTGCCCTTAAAACGTCGACCCGTATCAAATTGATACACTACGATCAAGGGCTGGTCTCGAACAACACCATTAAGGAAATGTATCTGGATATGGGACGGCCTTGGGGCGATATGTACGAAGTGGCCCTGTGGGAAGACATGCTCAAAGTCGTGGGCGACGAACTGTTCTATGCCTATGTGGTGGATAATCAGGCCATCGTAATTCCTGAGACCATTGATGCTATACGGGCATTGACAGGTATCGAAAATGATGGTCAAAAATCCATCGTCAAAACCAATAAAAGTTTGGGAATTAATTAA